Proteins encoded by one window of Rutidosis leptorrhynchoides isolate AG116_Rl617_1_P2 chromosome 7, CSIRO_AGI_Rlap_v1, whole genome shotgun sequence:
- the LOC139859254 gene encoding putative receptor-like protein kinase At5g39000, translating to MAFINLDHLSIPFEQIKEATKNFTTIIGKGGYGPVYMGQISLSGERELTTVAIKRLDARISGQGLKEFLTEIQLLTRYKHPNLISLLGFCNQGPEKVLIYEYAHRGSLDKYLRTSSDSTCQLTWMQRLNICVDAARGLDHLHNHVAEHERVIHRDIKSANVLLDSNWRAMIADFGLSKIGRANENETFVFTDVSGTKGYVDPAYHRSGILTKESDVYSFGVVLFEVLCGRSCFYMDIVSKQRLLPQLAQSLYREETLNRIIDPTLSEYMNTNSMKKFSRIAYQCLLEDRQGRPSMDVVLLELEKALKLQENTDKARVSLTNREIMEKLYSHVAYTTRNDLYTNPSNEVLVNRGNELLYRGDEGNIHEIQSEVTLSQGNWTPICLPESWLSLYPFVTFL from the exons ATGGCTTTCATAAATCTGGATCACCTTAGTATACCATTTGAGCAAATTAAAGAAGCCACCAAAAACTTCACAACTATCATCGGAAAGGGTGGATATGGCCCTGTTTATATGGGACAAATCTCACTCTCCGGTGAAAGGGAACTTACCACCGTTGCTATAAAGCGACTCGATGCTAGAATTTCGGGTCAGGGCCTTAAGGAATTCTTAACAGAGATTCAATTGCTAACTCGTTATAAACATCCTAACCTCATATCCCTTCTTGGTTTCTGCAACCAAGGCCCTGAAAAAGTTCTTATATATGAGTATGCACATCGCGGAAGCCTAGACAAGTACCTACGTACGTCTTCGGATTCAACGTGTCAGCTGACATGGATGCAGCGACTAAATATCTGCGTTGACGCAGCACGTGGTTTAGATCATCTACACAACCACGTTGCAGAACATGAACGAGTAATCCATAGAGACATTAAAAGTGCCAATGTTCTCTTGGATAGTAACTGGAGGGCAATGATAGCAGATTTTGGTCTTTCCAAAATAGGCCGTGCCAACGAAAATGAAACTTTTGTATTCACAGATGTGAGTGGCACAAAGGGTTATGTTGATCCTGCTTACCATCGTTCCGGGATATTGACCAAAGAGTCGGACGTTTATTCATTTGGTGTTGTACTGTTTGAAGTCCTATGTGGCCGTTCGTGCTTCTATATGGATATAGTGAGTAAACAAAGATTATTACCTCAACTCGCTCAGAGCTTGTATAGAGAGGAAACACTTAATCGGATAATAGATCCTACATTGAGTGAGTACATGAACACCAACTCAATGAAAAAGTTTTCACGGATTGCATATCAGTGTCTGCTGGAAGATCGACAAGGGCGCCCATCGATGGATGTGGTATTACTAGAACTTGAGAAAGCCTTAAAACTGCAG GAGAACACGGATAAAGCCCGTGTATCATTGACAAACCGAGAGATAATGGAGAAGTTATATTCTCATGTGGCATACACTACTAGAAACGACCTTTACACGAATCCCTCTAACGAAGTTCTTGTTAACAGGGGCAATGAG TTACTATACAGAGGTGATGAGGGTAACATTCATGAGATCCAATCAGAAGTGACTTTATCTCAAGGAAATTGGACACCGATATGTTTGCCTGAATCTTGGTTATCTCTTTATCCTTTTGTGACATTTTTATAG